The genomic segment GTTGTAAAGCACCCCTATATTTTTCAATTGAGTCTTTTGTTTCTTCAGGATAAGCACCTTTGGTAATTCTTAATTCCAATAAAAGATCTAACTCTTTTGTTTCTAACCAAGGTTTTTTAGCTTTCCAATATTCAATTCTTGATAAATCTTCTTGAGTTAAATCACAATCAATAATTTTTCGACTCTTAATAATTTCCTGACCAATCGGAAGTAATTCAACCCCATCTGTATTAAGTCCATGAGAATTAGCTGCAAATAAAGTAGTTCCACTTCCTGCAAAAGGATCTAAAATATTACCTTGATTAATCTGATATTTTTTCAGAAAGTATTCAACGAGAGGAACCGAAAAGGCTTCTTTATATTTAAAGCAACGATAAAGAGCTTTAGTTTTATTCGCTTGAAAACTAACTAGAGTTCTACTTAATTCTGGCTTTAAAAATAACTGTTTTGAGAAATACTCTTTCAGTTGAAAATCTAAATCTATAATTTTATCGATACTAGATGAATGTAAGTTTTTACAATTGTGAGAAAGGGGTTCTATTAACACAGGTGTATTAGTTAAAAGTTCAGTAAAACTATTATTAATACTATCACAAAAATCCAAATAATTCCAGTTTAAGCTTTATCTGAATGGAGGTTGACAACTACCATTATGCTAGAACTTGGTTATGATAGAGAAGAATGAATCTGATCTGGGAGTCTGAGAAACCTGATCTACTTCAGAACATCATATCTTTACAAACAACATCAACATTTTATGCTAAGTTCCAACGGATTTGATTTATACAACTTGTCCTACCCTATCACTTCTACTCCCTATGCTGACTTATCATCAACCCTTCAAAATCAATACTTATATGATTTTCAAGTTGATGTTTCAGAAATTGGAGGAGTTATCGCTAAATCCTTTAATTCTAATCCTTCATTACCTGGGGTAATTTTGACCGAAAATAAAACCTTTTTTGGTATGATTTCTCGACGACGATTTTTAGAACGATTAAGCCGTCCCTATGGGATTGAACTATTTTTCAACCGTTCTTTAAAATTGTTGTATCGTTGGGAAAAAAAAGACATTTTAATTTTGCCTGGTTCCACTCCAATTTTAGAAGCGACTCAAATAGCTTTACAGCGCTTACCTGATTTAGTTTATGAACCCATTGTTGTCCAACTTGCACCTCAAACCTATCGACTGATTGATATGTATCAACTGTTACTTGCTCAGTCAGAAATTCATCAATTAGCTCATCAAGTTTGGCAAGAATTATATCATGAATTACAAATCCAAGCCAGCTTAGATGGATTAACTCAGGTCGCTAACCGTCGCTTTTTCGACCAATATTTTGAGCAACAATGGTTACAACTTAAATCCACTGAATTTCCACTTTCTCTAATTTTTACTGATGTGGATTACTTCAAAGCCTATAATGATACCTATGGACATCATGCTGGTGATGATTGTCTCAAACAAGTTGCTCAAGTGATTGCACAAACCTTGACATCAGATCAAGGTTTAGTCGCTCGATATGGAGGGGAAGAATTTGTAGTTGTTTTACCCAAAGTCGCCCAAGAGCAAGCTATTTTAATTGCTCAGAAAATGCGAAATAATGTTAAAGCAATTCAGATTCAGCATCAAAGTTCTTCCGTGAGTTGTTATGTCACTATCAGTTTAGGAATTGCTACTGTAGAATTTGGTAATTCAGAAATCATTAGTAAGATTAAAACACCAGGTGATTTAATTATTGCAGCCGATCAAGCATTATATCAAGCTAAAAATCAAGGACGGGATCAGGTAGTCTGTTCCAGTATGAAACATCCTTACTTTTGGGCTTTAAGTTCCCAAATTTCCCTACAAAATTCCTAGAAGACTAGCAAAATAGCTAAAATCAACACTCAATCCTCTTTTGAACCAGGTCTTTTGGGTTTAGGGACTATTCAGCACTGATTAGTTTAAAAATAGGTAAAAATATTAATAATAGGTTAAATTAAAAAAATTCGCTTCAAACTATAAATTATAGAATAAAATAGAATAAAACGCTTTCAGGGTTAAAAAGCATCCCTTATCCTATCAATTAAGCTTTAATCAATTACCATTAATATAATTATGGTCAATCTCCACGCTATGGAAACGCCATCCTTACCCCTTGCTTTCTCATCTATTCATAACTTAGAGCTAGAATCTACTCTCCAAGATCTCTCTTTGTATGATGTTCAAGTTGACATCAAGGAACAGGGAATAATTCTCGCTAAAAAGTTAGAAGTAAACTCTT from the Planktothrix tepida PCC 9214 genome contains:
- a CDS encoding DNA methyltransferase codes for the protein MLIEPLSHNCKNLHSSSIDKIIDLDFQLKEYFSKQLFLKPELSRTLVSFQANKTKALYRCFKYKEAFSVPLVEYFLKKYQINQGNILDPFAGSGTTLFAANSHGLNTDGVELLPIGQEIIKSRKIIDCDLTQEDLSRIEYWKAKKPWLETKELDLLLELRITKGAYPEETKDSIEKYRGALQLEAEPVKTVLCFALLCILEEVSYTRKDGQYLRWDYRSSHKQGKTPFNKGEILNFEQAIANKLDEIIQDIQPSSQQLELFSISTNPDQGTLKLYNGSCLDILPTLPENVYDAVITSPPYCNRYDYTRTYALELALLG
- a CDS encoding GGDEF domain-containing protein, whose translation is MLSSNGFDLYNLSYPITSTPYADLSSTLQNQYLYDFQVDVSEIGGVIAKSFNSNPSLPGVILTENKTFFGMISRRRFLERLSRPYGIELFFNRSLKLLYRWEKKDILILPGSTPILEATQIALQRLPDLVYEPIVVQLAPQTYRLIDMYQLLLAQSEIHQLAHQVWQELYHELQIQASLDGLTQVANRRFFDQYFEQQWLQLKSTEFPLSLIFTDVDYFKAYNDTYGHHAGDDCLKQVAQVIAQTLTSDQGLVARYGGEEFVVVLPKVAQEQAILIAQKMRNNVKAIQIQHQSSSVSCYVTISLGIATVEFGNSEIISKIKTPGDLIIAADQALYQAKNQGRDQVVCSSMKHPYFWALSSQISLQNS